CGTTGCGACAACAGGAATAATCATATCAATTACTGAAGCAGTTGTCAACAACTAATTTCAATATTGTTTTCGTATTCCTTGCCGCCGTAGCAGCAACGTGTACTAATATACCAACCACAGCTGAAACTGTCAACAACTTTTTTCATCTTTTTTTATCGCGATGGCTTATCAACCAGTTCTTTCTTATAATAGAACTTAGCAAACTTAAACTAAGGAGCAACCAATCAATGCAACCTACTTGGTACCCATTTCTACTATTAACAGGTCTCATCTTAATAATTACCATCCACGTCGGCCGTCAAGCCCCGAATTGGCTGATACGATTAAAGCGTCTCAGCTTGCTCGCCTTTCTCTGGATACTCACGGCTTTTTGTTACACACCAACTGCTTATGACTTTGGGAGCAACGTGGTCTTGCACTATATCCAATGGGGACCCGTTAAATTAATTTTGAATCCTTTTCGACACCTCGACATTGAGTTTTGGCTCAACGTCGTCTTAACCATGCCACTCGGCTTCTTGCTTGGCTGGAACTTCCCACACTATTCTTGGCGTCGCATCATTGTCCTTGGTTTGATCACTGGCCTATCCCT
This region of Lactobacillus sp. CBA3605 genomic DNA includes:
- a CDS encoding VanZ family protein, with translation MQPTWYPFLLLTGLILIITIHVGRQAPNWLIRLKRLSLLAFLWILTAFCYTPTAYDFGSNVVLHYIQWGPVKLILNPFRHLDIEFWLNVVLTMPLGFLLGWNFPHYSWRRIIVLGLITGLSLETGQFILDWLVHLNRWVEVDDVLTNWAGVIIGFGSFQLLSRLPGGRWLKN